The Magnetococcales bacterium genome contains a region encoding:
- a CDS encoding UPF0175 family protein gives MTTVTMEIPADILSVLRRSPEEFVSEMRLAAAVQWYAQGWIAQSKAAEFASVSRAEFLDELYRRRIPAVQVTREELREECFGD, from the coding sequence ATGACGACCGTGACGATGGAAATACCGGCAGATATCCTATCCGTTTTGCGCCGCTCTCCTGAAGAATTCGTATCGGAGATGCGCCTGGCCGCCGCCGTGCAATGGTATGCCCAGGGCTGGATCGCCCAATCCAAAGCGGCAGAGTTCGCTTCGGTGAGTCGGGCCGAATTCCTGGACGAACTCTATCGGCGCCGCATTCCCGCCGTGCAAGTCACCAGGGAGGAGTTGCGGGAGGAGTGCTTCGGTGATTGA